One Calonectris borealis chromosome 15, bCalBor7.hap1.2, whole genome shotgun sequence DNA segment encodes these proteins:
- the RPS14 gene encoding small ribosomal subunit protein uS11, giving the protein MAPRKGKEKKEEQVISLGPQVAEGENVFGVCHIFASFNDTFVHVTDLSGKETICRVTGGMKVKADRDESSPYAAMLAAQDVAQRCKELGITALHIKLRATGGNRTKTPGPGAQSALRALARSGMKIGRIEDVTPIPSDSTRRKGGRRGRRL; this is encoded by the exons ATGGCACCTCGTAAGGgcaaggagaagaaggaagaacaggTCATCAGCTTGGGACCTCAGGTTGCTGAAGGAGAAAACGTGTTCGGCGTCTGCCATATCTTTGCTTCCTTCAATGACACTTTTGTCCATGTGACTGATCTCTCTGGCAA GGAAACCATCTGCCGTGTGACTGGTGGCATGAAGGTGAAGGCGGACAGAGATGAGTCTTCTCCCTATGCGGCTATGCTGGCAGCCCAAGATGTTGCCCAGAGGTGCAAGGAACTGGGCATCACTGCCCTGCACATCAAGCTGCGTGCTACCGGTGGAAATAG GACCAAGACTCCTGGACCTGGTGCCCAGTCAGCCCTGAGAGCTCTGGCCCGATCTGGAATGAAGATCGGCCGCATTG AGGATGTCACCCCCATCCCCTCTGACAGCACTCGCAGAAAGGGTGGTCGCCGTGGACGTCGCCTGTAA
- the NDST1 gene encoding bifunctional heparan sulfate N-deacetylase/N-sulfotransferase 1, with protein MTVLARARRGIRQLSPQVVLLLLFAFCLLSVFVSAYYLYGWKRGLEPSGDVVGPDCDEPKVSPSRLLPLKTLKVTDSSRTDPLVLVFVESLYSQLGQEIVAILESSRFKYRTEIAPGKGDMPTLTDKDRGRFALIIYENILKYVNLDAWNRELLDKYCVEYGVGIIGFFKANENSLLSAQLKGFPLFLHSNLALKDCSINPKSPLLYITRPSEVEKGVLPGEDWTVFQSNHSTYEPVLLAKTKSAESIPHMSVDAALHTTVMQDLGLHDGIQRVLFGNNLNFWLHKLVFVDSVSFLTGKRLSLPLDRYILVDIDDIFVGKEGTRMKVEDVKALFDTQNELRTHIPNFTFNLGYSGKFFHTGTDAEDEGDDLLLSYVREFWWFPHMWSHMQPHLFHNQSVLAEQMTLNKKFAVEHGIPTDMGYAVAPHHSGVYPVHVQLYEAWKQVWSIKVTSTEEYPHLKPARYRRGFIHNGIMVLPRQTCGLFTHTIFYNEYPGGSSELDKIINGGELFLTVLLNPISIFMTHLSNYGNDRLGLYTFKHLVRFLNSWTNLKLQTLPPVQLAQKYFQIFSEEKDPLWQDPCEDKRHKDIWSKEKTCDRFPKLLIIGPQKTGTTALYLFLGMHPDLSSNYPSSETFEEIQFFNGHNYHKGIDWYMEFFPIPSNTTSDFYFEKSANYFDSEVAPRRAAALLSRAKVITILINPADRAYSWYQHQRAHDDPVALKYTFHEVITAGPEAAPKLRTLQNRCLVPGWYATHIERWLNSYHANQILVLDGKLLRTEPAKVMETVQKFLSVTNFIDYHKTLAFDPKKGFWCQLLDGGKMKCLGKSKGRKYPEMDSDSRAFLRDYYRDHNIELSKLLYKMGQTLPTWLREELQSTR; from the exons ATGACTGTGCTGGCCAGGGCCCGGCGGGGTATCCGGCAGCTCTCTCCGCAGGTGGTGTTGCTCCTGCTCTTTGCCTTCTGCCTGCTCAGTGTTTTCGTCTCTGCATATTATTTATATGGGTGGAAAAGGGGCTTGGAGCCCTCCGGGGACGTGGTGGGGCCTGACTGCGATGAGCCCAAGGTCTCCCCTTCACGCTTGCTGCCACTGAAGACCCTCAAGGTGACCGACTCCTCCCGCACGGACCCCTTGGTGCTGGTCTTCGTGGAGAGCCTCTACTCCCAGCTGGGCCAGGAGATCGTGGCCATTTTGGAGTCGAGTCGCTTCAAATACAGGACGGAGATCGCCCCGGGGAAGGGGGACATGCCCACGCTGACCGACAAGGACCGGGGACGCTTTGCCCTCATCATCTACGAGAACATCCTCAAGTACGTCAACCTGGACGCCTGGAACCGGGAGCTGCTGGACAAGTACTGCGTGGAGTACGGTGTGGGCATCATTGGCTTTTTCAAG GCCAACGAGAACAGCCTGCTGAGCGCCCAGCTGAAGggcttccccctcttcctccactCTAACCTGGCGCTAAAGGACTGCAGCATCAACCCCAAGTCGCCCCTGCTGTACATCACGCGCCCCAGTGAGGTGGAGAAGGGCGTGCTCCCTGGGGAGGACTGGACCGTCTTCCAGTCCAACCACTCTACCTACGAGCCAGTCCTCCTGGCCAAGACCAAGTCAGCTGAGTCCATCCCGCACATGAGTGTGGATGCAGCACTGCACACCACCGTGATGCAGGACCTGGGCCTCCACGACGGCATCCAAAGGGTGCTTTTTGGCAACAACCTCAACTTCTGGCTGCACAAGCTCGTCTTCGTGGACTCTGTTTCCTTCCTGACGGGCAAGAGGCTCTCCCTGCCCCTCGACCGCTACATCCTGGTGGACATCGACGACATCTTTGTTGGCAAGGAGGGCACGCGCATGAAGGTGGAAGATGTCAAG GCACTGTTCGACACGCAGAATGAGCTGCGCACCCACATCCCGAACTTCACCTTCAACCTGGGATACTCAGGGAAATTCTTCCACACGG GTACCGATGCCGAGGACGAAGGCGACGACCTGCTGCTGTCCTATGTGAGGGAGTTCTGGTGGTTCCCCCACATGTGGAGCCACATGCAGCCTCACCTCTTCCACAACCAGTCGGTTCTCGCTGAGCAGATGACGTTAAACAAGAAATTCGCTGTC GAGCATGGCATCCCCACTGACATGGGGTATGCCGTGGCCCCTCACCACTCGGGCGTGTACCCTGTCCACGTGCAGTTGTATGAAGCTTGGAAGCAGGTTTGGTCAATCAAAGTGACGAGCACAGAGGAGTACCCCCACCTGAAACCTGCTCGCTATCGCCGTGGCTTCATCCACAATGGCATCATG GTACTCCCCCGGCAAACCTGCGGCCTCTTCACACACACCATCTTCTACAACGAGTACCCCGGTGGCTCCAGTGAGCTGGACAAAATCATCAACGGGGGTGAACTGTTCCTGACTGTGCTTCTCAACCCC ATCAGCATCTTCATGACCCACCTGTCCAATTATGGCAACGATCGCCTGGGCTTGTACACCTTCAAGCACCTGGTCCGCTTCCTCAACTCTTGGACCAACTTGAAGCTGCAGACACTGCCGCCTGTGCAGTTGGCACAGAAATACTTCCAGATCTTCTCTGAGGAGAAGGACCCACTGTGGCAG GATCCCTGTGAAGACAAGCGTCACAAAGACATTTGGTCCAAAGAAAAGACCTGTGACCGATTCCCAAAGCTTCTCATCATTGGGCCCCAAAAAACAG GAACAACCGCCCTTTATCTCTTCTTGGGGATGCACCCGGACCTGAGCAGCAACTACCCCAGCTCCGAGACCTTCGAGGAGATACAGTTCTTCAATGGACACAACTATCACAAGGGCATCGATTG GTACATGGAGTTCTTTCCCATCCCCTCCAACACCACCTCTGACTTCTACTTCGAGAAAAGTGCCAACTACTTTGACTCAGAAGTGGCTCCCCGGCGAGCCGCGGCCCTGCTCTCCAGGGCCAAAGTCATCACCATCCTCATCAACCCTGCAGATCGAGCCTACTCATGGTATCAG CACCAGCGAGCTCACGATGACCCGGTTGCCCTGAAATACACCTTCCACGAGGTGATCACAGCAGGACCTGAGGCTGCTCCGAAGCTCCGGACCCTGCAGAACCGCTGCCTGGTGCCGGGCTGGTACGCCACCCACATCGAGCGCTGGCTGAACAGCTACCATGCCAACCAG ATCCTGGTCCTGGATGGCAAGCTGCTCCGAACGGAACCTGCCAAAGTGATGGAGACAGTCCAGAAATTCCTCAGCGTGACCAACTTCATCGATTACCACAAGACCCTGGC GTTTGATCCAAAGAAAGGATTCTGGTGTCAGCTTCTGGATGGAGGGAAAATGAAATGCTTGGGAAAGAGCAAAGGGAGGAAGTACCCCGAGATGGATTCGGAT TCGCGCGCCTTCCTGCGGGACTATTACAGGGACCATAACATAGAGCTCTCCAAGCTCCTGTACAAAATGGGGCAGACGCTGCCCACCTGGCTGCGGGAGGAGCTGCAGAGCACCAGGTAG